One region of Quercus lobata isolate SW786 chromosome 2, ValleyOak3.0 Primary Assembly, whole genome shotgun sequence genomic DNA includes:
- the LOC115977879 gene encoding 40S ribosomal protein S18 isoform X2 encodes MSLVANEDFQHILRVLNTNVDGKQKIMFALTSIKGIGRRFANLVCKKADVDMNKRAGELSAAELDNLMTIVANPRQFKIPDWFLNRKKDYKDGKYSQVVSNALDMKLRDDLERLKKIRNHRGLRHYWGLRVRGQHTKTTGRRGKTVGVSKKR; translated from the exons atg TCTCTGGTGGCAAACGAGGATTTTCAGCACATCCTTCGTGTGCTGAACACAAATGTGGATGGAAAGCAGAAAATCATGTTCGCTCTCACCTCCATCAAAGGTATCGGTCGCCGCTTCGCCAACCTCGTCTGCAAGAAGGCCGATGTCGACATGAACAAGAG aGCTGGGGAATTGAGTGCAGCTGAGCTGGACAATCTGATGACTATTGTTGCCAACCCTCGTCAGTTCAAAATCCCAGACTGGTTTTTGAATAGGAAGAAGGATTACAAGGATGGAAAGTACTCTCAGGTCGTTTCCAATGCTCTTGATATGAAGTTGAGAGATGATTTGGAACGCTTGAAGAAGATCAG GAACCATCGTGGTCTGAGGCACTACTGGGGCCTTCGTGTTCGTGGCCAACACACCAAGACTACAGGCCGCAGGGGAAAGACTGTTGGTGTCTCTAAAAAGcgctga